Proteins found in one Sporosarcina jeotgali genomic segment:
- the smc gene encoding chromosome segregation protein SMC, giving the protein MFLKRLEIIGFKSFAEKVSIEFVPGVTAVVGPNGSGKSNVIDAIRWVLGEQSAKSLRGAKMQDVIFAGSDTRKPLNFAEVTLILDNTTGLFPLDYTEISVSRRVFRSGESSFQLNGQACRLKDINDVFVDSGLGKEAFSIISQGRVDEILNSRPEDRRSIFDEAAGVLKYRMRKKKAEFKLIETDDNLDRILDILKELDDRMEPLAANAGAAERHGQLVTELRDSDVRLLNVEASLLQTELLENKRVMEDKSKIKIEMEKMAGTMEHRLQLAKASLSNLDKKISALQEQHVVSSSEAEKWEGRRLLSLEKQRNVKDRSERLTEDLEALKQLLGQLEVKKTELTKHNHETELQLSSKTEEMNSISKKLKRSLAETEQEIENLKSTYIEVLNEEATVRNELKHIEERLAGEQYSSEKTGKQTAELQSKLEALHALKEQQTAELVKLKRNMEEATKQAEANHEQLRKTETQLAETQTMHQQAVNKRYELQGRLRALKSMEADFSGFYSGVKEVLVAKQAGTLEGIEGAVAELISVDKKYIKAVETALGGAMQHIISTTERHARAAIGFLKKKNAGRATFLPLDVMKARFVPKDVLSKVNQHPDFVGTADQLVTVQPSYRNVTANLLGASIVAKTLNGASEIAKLAGYRFRIVTLDGDVVNAGGSLTGGGSKVQSTVFSRKAELETLTSQLDQLNRSIGAAEEKLSAIKMTIAGEMQKASISAQNTDEMQHAITRLDSELQETTFEIRTAESEWKTIEAGRKGSEDTRSSLFEKRDELYLQRERLTAQQQELQTSVASLERLAADHRNEEQALRDRYSELREETAILREQVTNRSSLAHAAESELQEAKRKIVQTEEEIQFLAGQKEGEILTPEEIEQRIAAETTIVTEVKSELQAKRAERDQLSISCDEQEAALKETSDQIRIVTSELGNLNVAFSRNEVKLESVLIRLLEDYGLHPDYEIPEEFNAAAVRVRVEQLKREVESLGPVNPGAVEEYKEVLERHTFLTDQRNDLLEAKTTLEEAMSEMDMEMKTRFISTFDAVQQRFRTVFKEMFGGGEADLVLTDPENLLETGVDIIARPPGKKLQNLSLLSGGERALTAITLLFSIIEVRPVPFCILDEVEAALDEANVIRYSRYLKKFSEDTQFIVITHRKGTMEGADVLYGITMQESGVSRLISVKMSEVPENALSTP; this is encoded by the coding sequence GTGTTTTTAAAACGTCTTGAAATTATTGGATTTAAATCATTTGCTGAAAAGGTATCTATCGAATTTGTACCTGGTGTCACAGCCGTTGTTGGACCGAATGGCAGCGGGAAAAGTAATGTTATCGATGCGATTCGCTGGGTACTTGGTGAACAATCCGCTAAATCGCTGCGCGGAGCTAAAATGCAAGATGTGATTTTTGCAGGCAGTGATACTAGAAAACCTTTGAACTTTGCAGAAGTGACCCTGATTTTAGATAATACAACTGGTTTATTTCCACTCGATTATACGGAAATCAGTGTGAGCAGACGCGTGTTTCGCTCGGGAGAGAGTTCGTTTCAGCTGAACGGCCAAGCTTGTCGATTGAAAGATATTAATGATGTCTTTGTAGACTCTGGTTTAGGAAAAGAAGCATTCTCAATCATCTCACAAGGCCGGGTTGACGAAATATTGAATAGCCGGCCAGAAGATCGGAGAAGCATATTTGACGAAGCTGCAGGTGTCTTAAAGTATCGAATGCGTAAAAAGAAAGCAGAATTCAAACTAATTGAAACAGATGATAACTTGGATCGGATTTTAGATATTCTAAAAGAACTGGACGACCGGATGGAACCGCTTGCGGCGAATGCTGGCGCTGCAGAGCGTCACGGACAACTTGTGACTGAGCTGAGAGATTCCGATGTACGTCTACTTAACGTTGAAGCTTCACTGCTGCAAACCGAACTGTTGGAAAATAAAAGGGTTATGGAAGACAAATCAAAAATTAAAATAGAGATGGAAAAAATGGCTGGTACAATGGAACATCGGCTTCAACTAGCTAAAGCCTCTCTCTCTAATTTGGACAAAAAGATTTCAGCTCTTCAAGAACAACATGTTGTTTCGAGCTCTGAAGCAGAGAAGTGGGAAGGCCGGCGACTTCTCTCGTTAGAGAAACAACGGAACGTCAAAGATCGCTCTGAGCGGCTTACAGAGGATTTAGAAGCTTTGAAGCAATTGCTTGGACAACTGGAAGTGAAAAAAACAGAGCTCACAAAGCATAATCATGAAACTGAACTTCAACTTTCCAGCAAAACAGAAGAAATGAATTCCATTTCGAAAAAACTCAAACGGTCACTTGCTGAAACTGAACAAGAAATTGAGAATCTAAAATCGACCTATATCGAAGTTCTCAATGAAGAAGCGACTGTTCGCAATGAGTTGAAGCATATCGAAGAACGTCTCGCCGGCGAACAGTATTCATCTGAAAAAACAGGTAAGCAGACGGCAGAGCTTCAATCCAAACTTGAAGCACTTCATGCGTTAAAAGAACAGCAGACTGCTGAACTTGTTAAGCTGAAGAGAAACATGGAGGAAGCGACGAAACAAGCTGAAGCGAATCACGAACAGCTGCGAAAAACCGAGACTCAGCTTGCAGAGACCCAAACGATGCATCAGCAGGCTGTGAATAAGCGTTATGAATTACAAGGGCGGCTTCGTGCGTTGAAAAGCATGGAAGCGGATTTTTCGGGCTTCTATTCAGGAGTAAAAGAAGTACTGGTTGCCAAGCAAGCAGGAACTCTTGAAGGAATAGAAGGCGCTGTAGCTGAATTGATTTCTGTTGATAAAAAATATATCAAAGCCGTGGAGACTGCGCTGGGCGGAGCAATGCAGCATATTATCTCGACAACTGAGCGGCATGCAAGAGCTGCTATAGGCTTTTTGAAAAAGAAGAATGCCGGGCGCGCAACATTCCTTCCACTCGATGTCATGAAAGCACGCTTCGTTCCGAAAGATGTTTTATCGAAAGTGAATCAGCACCCTGATTTTGTTGGGACAGCTGACCAGCTTGTGACAGTTCAACCTTCATATCGGAATGTAACTGCGAATTTGCTAGGGGCTTCTATTGTTGCAAAAACATTGAATGGGGCGTCTGAAATTGCCAAACTCGCTGGTTATCGATTCCGAATTGTCACTCTAGACGGTGACGTCGTGAATGCAGGGGGCTCACTGACAGGTGGCGGTTCCAAAGTACAATCAACCGTATTTTCACGAAAAGCGGAACTTGAAACATTGACATCCCAGCTAGATCAGTTGAATCGTTCAATTGGGGCCGCAGAAGAAAAATTGAGTGCCATTAAAATGACGATTGCAGGAGAGATGCAAAAAGCTTCGATATCTGCACAAAACACAGATGAAATGCAACATGCGATTACCCGTCTTGACTCGGAACTTCAAGAGACAACCTTTGAAATTCGAACAGCTGAATCTGAATGGAAAACGATTGAAGCAGGAAGAAAAGGCTCAGAAGACACTCGCAGTTCATTGTTTGAAAAACGTGATGAACTCTATTTGCAGCGTGAACGTCTGACTGCACAGCAACAGGAACTTCAAACTTCAGTTGCTTCTTTGGAACGTCTTGCAGCTGATCATCGCAATGAAGAGCAGGCACTGCGGGACCGTTATAGCGAACTACGTGAAGAAACTGCGATTTTACGTGAACAGGTCACCAACCGATCTTCTCTCGCACACGCTGCTGAATCAGAACTTCAAGAGGCAAAACGCAAGATCGTCCAAACAGAAGAGGAAATTCAATTTTTGGCAGGCCAGAAAGAAGGAGAAATCCTTACTCCTGAAGAAATTGAACAGCGGATAGCTGCGGAGACGACAATCGTCACTGAAGTGAAATCTGAATTACAAGCTAAACGGGCGGAACGGGATCAGCTGTCAATATCCTGTGATGAGCAAGAGGCTGCATTGAAAGAAACATCTGACCAAATACGAATCGTTACTTCAGAACTAGGCAATTTAAATGTCGCGTTTTCTAGAAATGAAGTGAAATTGGAGTCTGTCCTTATTCGTTTGCTGGAAGACTATGGACTTCATCCTGATTATGAAATTCCTGAAGAGTTCAATGCGGCAGCGGTCAGAGTGCGAGTGGAACAGCTGAAACGAGAGGTTGAATCGTTAGGTCCTGTGAATCCCGGCGCAGTCGAAGAGTATAAGGAAGTACTCGAAAGACATACCTTCTTAACAGACCAGCGGAATGATTTACTGGAAGCGAAAACGACGCTAGAAGAAGCAATGTCTGAAATGGATATGGAAATGAAAACAAGATTCATTTCCACGTTTGACGCTGTCCAACAACGATTCCGTACTGTTTTCAAGGAAATGTTTGGCGGTGGGGAAGCAGATTTAGTACTAACTGATCCAGAGAACTTACTTGAAACAGGTGTGGATATCATTGCTCGACCGCCGGGGAAAAAACTTCAGAATTTAAGCCTTCTTTCAGGCGGAGAACGTGCGTTGACAGCGATTACGCTGCTGTTTTCTATTATTGAAGTGCGTCCAGTGCCATTTTGTATATTAGATGAAGTGGAGGCAGCATTGGATGAAGCAAACGTCATTCGGTACAGCCGCTATTTGAAAAAGTTTTCTGAAGACACTCAGTTTATTGTCATCACCCACCGAAAAGGAACGATGGAAGGTGCAGATGTCTTGTATGGAATTACGATGCAGGAATCTGGTGTATCCCGACTTATTTCGGTGAAAATGTCCGAAGTACCGGAAAACGCGTTAAGTACACCATAA